A genomic window from Sulfurospirillum diekertiae includes:
- a CDS encoding heat shock protein transcriptional repressor HspR codes for MHHDYEEPVYLISVVAKVLTIHPQTLRQYEREGLVRPSRTDGKMRLYSQRDIDKIKMIQRLTRDLGVNLAGVDIIMQLKDKIDDFELLVENLRLELSGLTKKSTQTKNPLVKHKNSYEIILFGE; via the coding sequence ATGCACCATGATTATGAAGAACCTGTTTATTTGATTAGTGTAGTCGCAAAAGTTTTAACGATTCATCCTCAAACGCTTCGTCAGTATGAAAGGGAAGGATTGGTTAGACCTTCAAGAACCGATGGGAAAATGCGTCTTTATTCACAACGCGATATTGATAAGATCAAAATGATTCAACGACTCACACGTGATCTTGGTGTGAATCTTGCAGGTGTTGATATTATCATGCAGTTGAAAGACAAAATTGATGATTTTGAATTGTTGGTTGAAAATTTACGACTAGAGCTGAGTGGGCTGACTAAAAAAAGTACACAAACCAAAAATCCGTTAGTTAAACATAAAAATAGTTATGAGATCATTTTATTTGGGGAATAG
- a CDS encoding cation:proton antiporter, with translation MDNILAIILSATAIATIFNILLKRFNIPTIIGYIITGFAIAYMYKLGRNNDSLTQIAEFGIVFLMFTIGLEFSIKHLLSMKKDVFFYGFLQVLLVGGVIALGAEYFFGIEKKSAIIIGYALALSSTAIVLKILNDSGTIHTIYGRKALGILLFQDIAVIPILLMINIFSNQNSSISSLLLQTFYSAVIILGLMFIIGKYLLNRFLSLVVWADTQEIFIASVLLLVVGASFLSHSLGFSYSLGAFLAGMMMSETQYKHQIEADLVPFRDILLGLFFITVGMQIDLSLIAQNYATILLFLGVMMAFKTLVVFTILFFSVGGRVALKTGLALCQGGEFSLAILALASSSHLISTNTSQVLIVTVVLSMVMTPFILKNMKKIVNSITKEPDNGDFKIHSSGIKDHIIVCGYGKLGQEIVYRLKKMNVNYLVLEHDINLVKLGQNRGEPVYFGNAAEKSILQNAFVENAKSVIIAINNEKKLILLCEVLKSFDAPIKIVAKASDYDEKKLLKALEVKHIVNEGREAAKALLHVALEENPTE, from the coding sequence GTGGATAATATATTAGCGATTATTTTAAGCGCAACGGCCATAGCAACGATTTTTAATATTTTGTTAAAGCGTTTTAATATTCCAACGATTATTGGGTATATCATTACGGGATTTGCCATTGCCTACATGTATAAATTAGGTCGCAATAATGATTCTTTGACACAGATCGCCGAGTTTGGGATTGTCTTTTTAATGTTCACCATTGGGTTGGAGTTTTCGATCAAACATCTTTTGAGTATGAAAAAGGATGTTTTCTTTTATGGTTTTTTACAAGTTTTACTTGTAGGAGGTGTCATTGCGTTAGGTGCTGAGTATTTCTTTGGAATTGAGAAAAAAAGTGCCATTATTATTGGTTATGCCCTCGCACTTTCATCAACGGCCATTGTTCTAAAAATTTTGAATGATAGTGGAACAATACACACAATTTATGGACGTAAAGCACTGGGAATTCTTTTGTTTCAAGATATTGCGGTCATTCCTATTTTATTGATGATTAATATCTTTTCCAATCAAAACAGCTCTATTTCTTCTTTGCTTTTACAAACGTTTTACAGCGCAGTGATTATTTTAGGCTTGATGTTTATTATTGGGAAATATCTACTCAATCGCTTTTTATCGCTTGTTGTTTGGGCGGATACCCAAGAAATTTTTATTGCATCAGTGTTATTACTGGTTGTGGGTGCTTCTTTTTTATCTCACTCTTTAGGCTTTTCATACTCGTTAGGGGCTTTTTTGGCAGGTATGATGATGTCTGAAACACAGTACAAGCATCAAATCGAAGCCGATCTTGTCCCCTTCCGAGATATCCTCCTGGGTCTTTTTTTTATCACCGTTGGAATGCAGATTGATCTTAGTTTGATTGCACAAAATTACGCTACGATTTTACTGTTTTTAGGTGTCATGATGGCATTTAAAACATTGGTAGTTTTTACTATTTTATTTTTCTCAGTAGGTGGGAGAGTTGCGCTTAAAACCGGATTGGCACTCTGTCAAGGAGGCGAGTTCTCTTTAGCGATTTTAGCCCTAGCCAGCTCATCGCATTTGATAAGCACCAATACATCTCAAGTTCTCATTGTGACAGTTGTGCTGTCCATGGTTATGACACCTTTTATTCTTAAAAATATGAAAAAGATTGTAAATTCAATTACTAAAGAGCCAGACAATGGCGATTTTAAAATTCATTCCTCTGGTATTAAAGATCACATTATTGTATGTGGTTATGGAAAACTTGGACAAGAAATTGTTTATCGCCTTAAGAAGATGAATGTGAATTACCTTGTTTTAGAACATGATATTAATCTGGTTAAGCTAGGACAAAATAGGGGTGAGCCTGTTTATTTTGGCAATGCTGCCGAAAAAAGTATTCTGCAAAATGCTTTTGTGGAAAATGCAAAATCGGTCATTATTGCAATCAATAATGAAAAAAAATTGATCTTGCTGTGTGAGGTCTTAAAGTCATTTGATGCACCGATTAAGATTGTTGCAAAAGCAAGTGATTATGATGAGAAAAAACTACTGAAAGCTTTAGAAGTTAAACATATCGTGAATGAAGGAAGAGAAGCGGCCAAAGCACTTCTCCATGTCGCACTCGAAGAAAATCCTACTGAGTAA
- a CDS encoding ArsS family sensor histidine kinase → MTKSSIFYSITFIFAISIVSIFLALLFLLEYDKQSYTDKLNAKYSIIARATLFHLNNFITNDELKRQVQGYQMREITDKETQTLIIQNAQVIQKISDRIGTSAILRYDNNHYLHIETKYSSLLLKDEDFQPYRYDLIKTIFGVVFAIIIVAYILTIRKLKPLRKLKRQMDRFAKGDLDINCKTDGEDEISQVANSFHNAVEQINKLNHSRQLFLRNIMHELKTPITKGRISAEMLENGKQRDRLIGTFEKLELLINEFASIEQITSGEGLKNIKPYRLVDMLDEAIDLAMINPKQIEIDMIDDEIILHVDFRLFTTAMKNVIDNGIKYSIDQKIRIMATKEKISFISQGKPLTYDLEHYLEPFVQEKNSHQSFGLGLYIVHHIVKAHHVNFTYEHKDGYNYFNFEQIETLA, encoded by the coding sequence ATGACTAAATCTTCCATTTTTTACAGCATTACCTTTATTTTTGCCATCAGTATCGTGAGTATTTTTTTAGCATTACTCTTTTTATTGGAATATGACAAACAAAGCTATACCGATAAGCTCAATGCAAAATATTCTATTATCGCGCGTGCAACACTCTTTCATCTCAATAATTTTATTACCAATGATGAACTGAAAAGGCAGGTACAAGGGTACCAAATGCGTGAAATTACGGATAAAGAGACACAAACACTCATCATTCAAAATGCGCAAGTAATCCAAAAAATTTCTGATCGTATTGGTACCAGTGCCATTTTGCGCTACGATAATAACCACTATCTACATATTGAAACAAAATACTCTTCACTACTCCTGAAAGATGAAGATTTTCAACCTTATCGTTATGATCTCATTAAAACAATCTTTGGCGTTGTTTTTGCCATTATTATTGTTGCTTATATTTTAACCATTCGTAAACTAAAGCCTCTGCGTAAGCTTAAGCGTCAAATGGACCGTTTTGCAAAAGGGGATCTTGATATTAATTGTAAAACGGATGGTGAAGATGAAATTTCTCAGGTCGCCAATTCATTTCATAATGCGGTTGAACAAATCAATAAGCTTAACCACTCAAGACAGCTTTTCTTACGTAACATTATGCATGAGCTCAAAACACCTATTACGAAAGGACGGATTAGTGCTGAAATGCTTGAAAATGGGAAGCAACGCGATCGTTTAATCGGTACATTTGAAAAACTTGAACTGCTTATCAATGAGTTTGCATCAATTGAGCAGATTACTTCAGGCGAAGGTCTCAAAAACATCAAACCTTATCGCTTGGTTGATATGCTTGATGAAGCTATTGATCTTGCAATGATTAATCCAAAACAGATCGAAATTGATATGATTGATGATGAAATTATTTTACATGTAGACTTTAGACTTTTCACCACTGCTATGAAAAATGTCATTGACAATGGTATTAAGTACTCTATTGATCAAAAGATAAGAATTATGGCAACTAAAGAAAAAATATCTTTCATCAGTCAAGGCAAACCTCTTACTTACGACCTTGAACATTATCTTGAGCCTTTTGTACAAGAAAAAAATTCACATCAAAGTTTTGGCCTAGGGCTTTACATTGTGCATCATATTGTCAAGGCGCACCACGTTAACTTTACCTATGAACACAAAGATGGCTATAATTATTTTAATTTTGAACAAATCGAAACGCTTGCATAA
- the hemW gene encoding radical SAM family heme chaperone HemW, which yields MLAYLHIPFCDSKCHYCAFNSYENKGTLKQNYMHHITTQLRFELEKFNAQKESITSLFIGGGTPSTIPASWYESFFKMITPYLSHDAEVTSEANPHSATQEWIAEMKTLGINRLSFGVQSFNEQKLTFLGRNHSPKIALQAIHNASKVGIQNISLDLIYGTALDTPSLLERDLHIASSLPINHLSAYALTLEEATPFYKRNDVTNDSEELAKTFVQAIIQAGFPQYEISNFGRYQSIHNKGYWEHQDYLGIGAGAVGFLKNRRFYPSKEIETYIQNPLFQEVETLRREDLHNETLFLGLRSNIGIVLDEFSPKERERVNLLIRENKLTCKDNRVFNNDYFLSDEIALFITQ from the coding sequence GTGTTAGCTTATCTGCATATCCCTTTTTGCGATAGTAAATGCCACTACTGCGCCTTTAACTCTTATGAGAACAAGGGTACACTGAAGCAAAACTATATGCACCATATCACCACCCAACTTCGTTTTGAACTTGAAAAGTTTAATGCCCAAAAAGAGAGTATTACCTCACTTTTTATTGGTGGAGGAACTCCTTCAACCATTCCAGCTTCGTGGTATGAATCATTTTTTAAGATGATAACGCCCTATTTAAGCCACGATGCCGAAGTCACTTCCGAGGCAAACCCTCACTCTGCAACCCAAGAGTGGATAGCAGAAATGAAAACATTGGGCATCAATCGTCTTAGCTTTGGTGTACAGAGTTTCAATGAGCAAAAACTTACTTTTTTAGGTCGTAACCATTCACCCAAAATTGCACTTCAGGCCATTCATAACGCTTCAAAAGTTGGTATTCAAAATATTTCACTTGACCTTATTTACGGCACAGCGTTGGACACACCTTCTTTACTTGAAAGAGACCTACATATTGCATCATCTTTGCCAATCAACCATTTAAGTGCTTATGCGCTTACACTAGAAGAAGCAACACCTTTTTACAAGAGAAATGATGTGACAAATGATTCAGAAGAACTGGCTAAAACGTTTGTGCAAGCAATTATTCAAGCAGGATTCCCACAATATGAAATCTCTAATTTTGGAAGATACCAAAGCATTCATAACAAAGGATATTGGGAGCATCAAGATTATCTAGGTATTGGGGCAGGAGCAGTAGGATTTTTAAAAAATAGGCGTTTTTACCCAAGCAAAGAGATTGAAACCTATATACAAAATCCTCTTTTTCAAGAAGTTGAGACATTAAGGAGAGAAGACTTACACAATGAAACACTTTTTCTTGGCCTTCGAAGCAATATTGGTATTGTTTTAGACGAATTTAGCCCAAAAGAGCGAGAAAGAGTCAACCTTTTGATAAGAGAAAACAAGCTTACATGTAAAGATAATCGCGTCTTCAATAATGACTATTTTTTAAGCGATGAAATAGCCCTTTTTATTACTCAGTAG
- a CDS encoding Do family serine endopeptidase, whose translation MKKIVFLSIIASLSLFGATIEIAQMPKDSQHVDATSPNVILSYNNAIKEIKKSVVNIATTKKSKQNDQLNELMQNPFFKDFFGNRIPELKQQERKSHSLGSGVVISSNGYIVTNYHVVEGAEEILITLPDDEKEYKAKVIGEDSKTDLAVVKIDAKDLHVAQFGNSSNLLEGDVVFAIGNPFGVGETITHGIISALNKNNVGLNQYENFIQTDASINPGNSGGALVDSRGALIGINSAILSKSGGNNGIGFAIPSNMVQKIATTLIETGKIERGFMGISIADLTNDLKELYDNKQGALILMIEKNSPAEKGGLQVSDLIIEVDGIKIKNANELKNTVAAIAPDKTITITYERDKKEKSTKIKLAKMEADQTTNSNGDAKSTTSSPVEGLSLLEINDKTRAQYQIPKEIEGVLILDVKEDSKAEKIGFREGDIIIQVEQMHITSLKDFNNALKEYKNSKKRVVINRQNYRAILVMP comes from the coding sequence ATGAAAAAGATTGTTTTTTTATCAATAATCGCATCGCTTTCTCTTTTTGGAGCGACCATAGAAATTGCTCAAATGCCTAAAGATTCTCAGCATGTTGATGCTACATCTCCTAATGTTATACTCTCATACAATAATGCTATTAAAGAGATCAAGAAGAGTGTTGTTAACATCGCAACAACGAAAAAAAGTAAACAAAATGACCAACTCAATGAACTTATGCAAAATCCGTTCTTTAAAGACTTTTTTGGAAATCGTATCCCTGAACTGAAACAGCAGGAACGTAAATCACATTCACTGGGTTCTGGTGTTGTGATCTCTTCTAATGGTTATATCGTTACCAATTATCATGTTGTTGAAGGAGCAGAGGAGATTCTTATCACGCTTCCCGATGATGAAAAAGAGTACAAAGCAAAAGTAATTGGGGAAGATTCTAAAACCGATCTTGCCGTTGTAAAAATTGATGCCAAAGATTTACATGTCGCTCAATTTGGTAACTCATCAAATCTACTTGAAGGAGATGTAGTTTTTGCCATTGGTAACCCATTTGGTGTAGGTGAGACCATAACGCATGGTATTATCTCTGCACTTAACAAAAATAACGTTGGACTGAATCAATACGAAAATTTTATCCAAACAGATGCCTCTATTAATCCTGGAAACTCTGGTGGAGCATTAGTCGATAGTAGAGGTGCTCTTATTGGTATTAACAGTGCCATTCTTTCTAAAAGTGGAGGCAATAATGGTATCGGTTTTGCCATTCCTTCTAACATGGTGCAAAAAATTGCAACAACACTGATCGAAACGGGGAAAATCGAACGAGGGTTCATGGGTATATCAATCGCTGATCTCACCAATGATCTGAAAGAATTGTATGACAATAAACAAGGTGCACTGATCTTAATGATCGAGAAAAACTCACCTGCTGAAAAAGGTGGACTTCAAGTCTCTGACCTTATTATTGAAGTTGATGGTATAAAAATCAAAAACGCTAATGAACTTAAAAACACTGTTGCTGCTATCGCTCCTGATAAAACCATTACAATTACCTATGAACGTGATAAAAAAGAGAAATCAACTAAAATCAAACTAGCAAAAATGGAAGCAGACCAAACGACCAATAGTAATGGCGATGCTAAATCAACCACGTCTAGCCCAGTTGAGGGACTAAGCCTTTTAGAAATAAACGATAAAACAAGAGCCCAATATCAAATACCCAAAGAGATAGAAGGTGTACTTATCTTGGATGTCAAAGAAGATTCCAAAGCAGAAAAAATAGGCTTTCGAGAAGGTGATATCATCATTCAAGTAGAACAAATGCACATCACATCTCTTAAAGATTTCAATAATGCTCTTAAAGAGTATAAAAACAGTAAAAAACGCGTTGTCATTAACCGTCAGAATTACCGTGCCATCCTTGTTATGCCCTAA
- a CDS encoding DnaJ C-terminal domain-containing protein: MSKSLYETLDVSQDASAEEIKKAYRRLARKYHPDINKDAGAEEKFKEINAAYEILSDAQKRQQYDQYGDNMFGGQNFHDFANSQGGGANLDDILRSIFGGGGGFGGFSSGGRAGQGGFGGFGNAGFGGGFGGYSEPDLDVSAKIIIPFNVAILGGKHSLSYNNDSFDVKIPAGIKNGEKMRVKDKGKSYQGQKGDLILSVEVADSPEYTRDGDDLVKSIDIPLKTALFGGKIAVDTLYKEITLKVKEDTKNGQKFRVKEYGALNRKNQSKGDLYLVANIVLPPLASLDSDLKAMMEAKLPQ; the protein is encoded by the coding sequence ATGAGTAAGAGTTTATATGAGACCTTAGACGTCTCTCAAGACGCAAGTGCGGAAGAGATCAAAAAAGCCTATCGACGTTTAGCTCGCAAATATCACCCAGACATTAATAAAGATGCAGGGGCAGAAGAAAAATTTAAAGAGATTAACGCTGCGTATGAAATTTTGAGTGATGCTCAAAAACGCCAACAATACGATCAATATGGCGATAACATGTTTGGCGGCCAAAATTTCCATGATTTTGCCAATTCACAAGGTGGCGGTGCTAATTTAGACGATATCTTGCGCAGTATCTTCGGCGGTGGCGGCGGATTTGGTGGTTTTAGTAGCGGTGGACGTGCTGGACAAGGTGGATTCGGTGGTTTTGGAAATGCAGGTTTCGGCGGTGGATTTGGAGGTTATAGTGAACCTGATTTGGATGTAAGCGCCAAAATTATTATTCCTTTTAATGTTGCTATTTTGGGTGGAAAGCACTCACTCTCCTACAACAATGACAGCTTTGATGTGAAGATTCCTGCAGGCATTAAAAATGGTGAAAAGATGCGTGTTAAAGATAAAGGTAAATCGTATCAAGGTCAAAAAGGTGATTTAATCTTAAGTGTGGAAGTTGCTGATAGTCCTGAATACACACGCGATGGAGATGATTTGGTTAAGAGCATTGATATTCCTCTTAAAACAGCACTTTTTGGCGGTAAAATAGCAGTTGATACGCTCTATAAAGAGATTACATTAAAAGTCAAAGAAGATACGAAAAACGGACAAAAATTTAGAGTTAAAGAGTATGGCGCACTCAATCGCAAAAATCAATCAAAAGGCGATTTGTACCTTGTTGCCAACATTGTTTTACCTCCGCTTGCTTCATTAGACAGTGATCTTAAAGCAATGATGGAAGCAAAACTACCGCAATAA
- a CDS encoding response regulator transcription factor, translating into MTHILMIEDDLELAEILMEYLEQFDIAITIADDPYLGLSILDTQKFDLIILDLTLPGIDGLEVCKEIRKRHTIPIIISSARTDITDKVTALENGADDYLPKPYNPRELQARIMSLLRRQKGVVATEQSIQKIKDLILNEEQMIIILQGKTLHLTAAEYGILGYLMKKEGGVVSREELIYNIEAISEETTNKSIDVIIGRIRQKLGENPKEPKYIHAVRGVGYKFLQ; encoded by the coding sequence ATGACACATATTTTGATGATCGAAGATGATTTGGAACTTGCTGAAATTTTAATGGAGTATTTAGAGCAATTTGATATCGCTATTACGATTGCAGATGATCCCTACTTAGGTCTTTCAATACTTGACACCCAAAAATTTGATCTTATTATCTTAGACCTTACCCTTCCAGGAATTGATGGACTTGAAGTATGCAAAGAAATTCGAAAACGTCACACCATTCCTATTATTATTTCATCAGCACGGACAGATATTACTGATAAAGTCACTGCTCTTGAAAATGGAGCTGATGACTACTTGCCAAAACCCTATAACCCAAGAGAGCTACAAGCACGTATTATGAGCTTATTACGTAGGCAAAAGGGAGTTGTTGCTACCGAACAAAGCATTCAAAAAATCAAAGATCTGATTTTGAATGAAGAACAAATGATTATCATCTTACAAGGAAAGACACTTCATTTGACAGCTGCAGAGTACGGCATACTTGGTTATTTAATGAAAAAAGAAGGCGGTGTTGTCTCACGTGAAGAACTTATCTATAATATTGAGGCCATTAGCGAAGAGACAACCAACAAAAGTATTGATGTTATTATTGGACGTATTCGTCAAAAACTTGGTGAAAACCCCAAAGAGCCCAAATACATTCATGCCGTTCGTGGCGTAGGATATAAGTTTTTACAATGA